In Kryptolebias marmoratus isolate JLee-2015 linkage group LG4, ASM164957v2, whole genome shotgun sequence, the following proteins share a genomic window:
- the plch2b gene encoding 1-phosphatidylinositol 4,5-bisphosphate phosphodiesterase eta-2, protein MNSSGMNISPAMAPQSQGLSGSPTLSSMSPKTTTFQSLGSISSGMFSPSLAKRPLAEAKQASAPLNSPTHSIMSSPKLWQKASISRLAEEFFWIGGSVVAQPKWRLGQIVERCMCTMQTGTQMTKLKGKKKGLVRFFYLDEHKSCVRWRPSKKQDKAKISIDSIHEVCEGKRSEMFRRYAENRFDPNCCFSIYYGDHVKSLDLVSTIAEDARTWITGLKYLMAGISDEDSLARRQRTRDQWLRQTFSEADKNGDGTLSIGEVHQLLHKLNVNLPKQKVRDMFQEADTDEIQGSLTFDEFCSFYKMISTRRDLYLIMISYSNQKEVLDLQDLARFLENEQKMRGLTREHLVDIVAKFEPCPENLQHLVLGIDGFTNYMRSPAGDIFNPEHNQVNQDMTQPLCNYFIATSHNTYLTGDQLLSQSRVEMYAYVLQAGCRCVEVDCWDGPDGEPIIHHGYTLTSKILFKDVVETINKYAFTKSQYPVILSIENHCTVPQQKKMAEYLKEVLQDKLDLSNINVHECKKLPSPEILKGKILVKGKKLPANLDPDAEEGDVSDEDTGDEEEEEDSDDNNLQDGNSVVPTTAPKKKRRFGRSIIRSFKRKRKKRTRVKNKAMSDGESDYSSSRERTQIVYHPKKRKTMRLSRALSDLVKYTKSVRVHEIETQGFASSWQVSSLNETVMNQILQLKPAELVRLNQRQLLRVYPSNFRVDSSNFNPQLYWNAGCHMVAMNYQTEGPMLELYRAKFSSNGNCGYILRPKFLCKGAFNPVQEDPLPGHKKTQLVLKIISGQQLPKPKDSMFGDRGEIIDPFVEVEIIGLPVDCSKQQTRVVDDNGFNPMWEETLVFNVQMPQIALVKFQVWDHDPIGRDFIGQRTVAFISMMPGYRHVYLDGMAEASIFVHVAINDLPGKMKPANAVQAARKHIQKAAQKHMKGHQRHPSLEASVQSSEDGRPLFVHKDVDTVSQDSKNGEMSQMVQGPAARAAIHKGAMSEPVRRAHRVKIHEPPETRRGFFSRMSSTDSNHSGAAPCVKEESFDLDIPSQLSHPENPAPDALTQTNEKNLENEPLQSNRTETQTGKRFRLERSEILEEVEAEPDEEVFRKPEEPPKAQSHIDSVPQSQLVPLSEAKLSMLIPPSSPARVRRTLEAPPHIPQLLPQFEAKPSTLIPPSSPARVRRTLEAPPHILPPTPIRTKARSRSCPRKQTNSPQTPAVSRRSASRWQKQQEENYSNQVRRIPNGLCLSDSTSSSSDGSTDSLEFLPACVPAGPEQREGTLQREMKALFDQKMREIRCKSPLFLDGESHSQENL, encoded by the exons ATGAACAGTTCAGGGATGAACATCAGCCCGGCAATGGCGCCACAGTCTCAGGGGCTGAGCGGCAGTCCAACACTGTCCTCCATGTCACCCAAGACGACCACCTTTCAGTCTCTGGGATCTATTTCATCGGGAATGTTCTCCCCCTCGTTGGCTAAGCGCCCCCTCGCTGAGGCCAAGCAGGCCTCGGCCCCCTTGAATTCACCCACCCACTCTATCATGAGCTCTCCAAAACTTTGGCAGAAAGCATCCATCTCCAGACTTGCAGAGGAGTTTTTCTGGATTGGTGGCAGTGTGGTTGCACAGCCCAAATGGAGACTGGGTCAGATAG TGGAGCGGTGTATGTGCACCATGCAGACTGGCACCCAGATGACCAAACTGAAAGGGAAGAAGAAAGGACTGGTTCGTTTTTTTTACCTGGACGAGCACAAGTCCTGCGTCCGCTGGCGGCCTTCCAAGAAGCAGGACAAGGCCAAAA tttccatTGATTCCATCCATGAAGTCTGCGAGGGGAAAAGGTCGGAGATGTTCAGGCGGTATGCAGAAAACCGTTTCGACCCAAACTGTTGCTTCAGCATTTATTACGGAGATCATGTGAAGTCCCTGGACCTGGTCTCCACCATCGCAGAGGACGCCCGGACCTGGATCACCGGGCTGAAGTACCTCATGGCCGGCATCAGCGATGAAGACAGTTTGGCCCGCAGGCAGCGCACCCGTGACCA ATGGTTACGGCAGACTTTCTCTGAGGCTGACAAAAATGGAGACGGCACTTTGAGCATTGGAGAGGTTCACCAGCTGCTCCACAAACTCAATGTGAATTTACCCAAGCAGAAAGTCAGAGACATGTTCCAA GAAGCAGACACAGATGAGATCCAGGGCTCCCTGACCTTTGATGAATTCTGCTCCTTCTACAAGATGATTTCCACCCGCAGAGACCTCTACCTGATTATGATCTCCTACAGCAATCAGAAAGAAGTACTGGATTTACAAGACCTCGCACGCTTTCTGGAAAATGAACAGAAG ATGCGAGGTCTGACCAGGGAGCATCTAGTTGACATTGTCGCTAAGTTTGAACCATGTCCTGAGAACCTTCAACACTTGGTGCTGGGGATCGATG GTTTCACCAACTACATGCGAAGCCCTGCCGGGGACATTTTCAACCCTGAGCACAACCAGGTCAACCAGGACATGACGCAGCCTCTCTGTAACTACTTCATTGCTACATCTCACAACACCTACCTGACCGGAGACCAGTTGCTCTCTCAGTCACGGGTGGAAATGTATGCTTATGTTCTGCAGGCGGGCTGTCGCTGTGTGGAGG TGGACTGCTGGGATGGACCAGATGGAGAACCCATCATCCACCATGGCTACACTCTGACATCCAAAATTCTCTTCAAAGACGTTGTTGAAACAATTAACAAATATGCCTTCACAAAGTCACA GTACCCAGTGATCTTGTCTATAGAGAACCACTGCACTGTGCCTCAGCAGAAAAAGATGGCTGAGTATCTGAAAGAGGTGCTGCAGGACAAATTGGACCTGTCCAACATCAATGTGCATGAATGCAAGAAGCTGCCTTCACCTGAGATCCTGAAAGGGAAAATTTTAGTCAAG GGAAAGAAACTCCCTGCAAATCTTGATCCTGATGCAGAggagggtgatgtgtctgatgAAGACACTGgggacgaggaagaggaggaggacagtgaTGACAACAACCTACAG GATGGGAATAGTGTCGTGCCAACAACTGCGCCCAAAAAGAAGAGACGATTTGGCAGATCAATTATAAGGAGCTTCAAAAGAAag agaaaaaagagaACACGGGTGAAGAACAAGGCTATGTCCGATGGTGAATCTGACTACAGTAGCAGCCGGGAGAGGACTCAAATTGTTTACCATCCTAA aaaaaggaaaacaatgagACTGTCCAGAGCTCTGTCTGACCTGGTCAAGTACACAAAGAGTGTTCGTGTACATGAGATAGAAACACAAG GATTTGCAAGCAGCTGGCAGGTGTCGTCTCTGAATGAGACTGTAATGAACCAGATTTTACAGCTAAAACCAGCCGAGTTGGTGCGTTTGAACCAGCGCCAGCTTCTGAGAGTCTATCCGTCAAACTTCAGAGTGGACTCAAGCAACTTCAACCCACAGCTATATTGGAATGCAGGATGCCATATGG ttgCAATGAATTACCAAACAGAAGGTCCTATGCTTGAATTGTACCGAGCCAAGTTTTCAAGCAATGGGAACTGTGGGTACATTCTGAGGCCTAAGTTCTTGTGTAAAG GTGCCTTTAACCCAGTGCAGGAGGATCCTCTACCAGGACACAAAAAAACTCAGCTGGTGCTAAAGATCATCAGCGGACAGCAGCTTCCCAAACCCAAAGACTCCATGTTTGGAGACAGAGGAGAG ATAATTGATCCCTTTGTTGAAGTTGAGATTATTGGCCTGCCTGTTGATTGCTCCAAGCAGCAGACCCGAGTTGTGGATGACAATG GTTTTAACCCAATGTGGGAGGAGACCCTCGTCTTCAACGTTCAGATGCCGCAGATCGCTCTGGTGAAGTTCCAAGTGTGGGATCACGATCCTATCGGACGAGATTTTATTGGACAGAGGACTGTGGCTTTCATCAGCATGATGCCAG GTTATCGACACGTCTACCTGGATGGAATGGCAGAAGCGTCAATCTTTGTTCATGTTGCTATCAATGATCTACCAGGAAAG atgAAACCTGCTAATGCTGTGCAAGCAGCCAGAAAACACATCCAGAAAGCAGCTCAGAAGCACATGAAGGGCCACCAAAGGCATCCGTCACTAGAAGCCTCTGTCCAGTCCTCAGAGGATGGGCGTCCCCTGTTCGTCCACAAGGATGTGGACACAGTCTCACAGGACAGTAAGAATGGGGAAATGTCTCAGATGGTGCAAGGGCCAGCGGCCAGGGCTGCCATCCATAAAGGAGCCATGAGCGAGCCGGTGAGGCGAGCTCACAGAGTTAAGATCCATGAACCCCCAGAGACGAGGAGAGGCTTCTTCAGCCGGATGTCCTCCACTGACTCAAACCACAGCGGGGCAGCTCCCTGTGTGAAAGAGGAAAGCTTCGACCTCGACATCCCCTCCCAGCTCTCTCATCCAGAGAATCCTGCTCCTGATGCCCTGACTCAAACGAATGAAAAAAATTTGGAAAATGAACCGTTGCAGTCGAACCGTACTgagacacagacaggaaaaagaTTCAGACTGGAGCGGTCCGAGATACTAGAGGAAGTAGAAGCAGAGCCAGATGAGGAGGTTTTCCGTAAACCTGAGGAACCTCCAAAAGCTCAGAGCCACATAGATTCTGTCCCCCAGTCTCAGCTCGTACCATTGTCTGAAGCCAAACTTTCAATGCTTATCCCCCCGTCATCCCCTGCCAGGGTCAGACGGACCTTAGAGGCTCCTCCTCACATccctcagctcctaccacagtTTGAAGCCAAACCCTCAACACTTATCCCCCCATCATCCCCCGCCAGAGTCAGACGGACCTTAGAGGCTCCTCCTCACATCTTACCGCCCACCCCAATACGAACCAAAGCCCGCTCACGCAGTTGCCCCAGAAAACAGACTAACTCTCCGCAGACACCGGCGGTGAGTCGCAGGTCTGCTTCCCGCTGGCAGAAACAGCAGGAAGAGAACTACAGCAACCAGGTGAGACGCATCCCCAACGGCCTCTGCCTGTCGGACAGCACATCCAGCTCCAGTGACGGCAGCACCGACAGCCTGGAGTTTTTACCTGCCTGTGTGCCAGCCGGCCCAGAACAACGAGAGGGCACCCTGCAGAGGGAGATGAAGGCCCTGTTTGACCAGAAGATGAGAGAAATTCGCTGTAAATCGCCACTTTTTTTAGATGGAGAGTCCCACTCACaagaaaatctgtaa